A single Nisaea sp. DNA region contains:
- a CDS encoding LysR substrate-binding domain-containing protein: MLKNPLNLRQVEIFHAVMVNGTTQRAAEVLHISQPGISKAIQELERQLGFALFHRTRRRLVPTAEAHFYFREVEESFAALSRLRSAAARIRDFGSGEIRIATLSALSTNIVPRALVRFRKRHPDVSITLQTHMSSTVKELVAAGQFDLGLAADEIDVSGVEAQTLSTFRGAIALPDGHPLCRKANLEALDLNDQDFIALSPEDTTRQDLERVLDSAGSRVKTVLETPFANTICAMVQAGMGIGFINPICAEPFLGKGVFLRPFVPSLEFRTLLVRPPAIPPSQIVRDCIDAFREEILATSENSALDEGS; the protein is encoded by the coding sequence ATGCTGAAAAATCCTTTGAATTTAAGGCAGGTGGAGATCTTTCACGCTGTCATGGTCAACGGAACGACCCAACGCGCCGCCGAGGTGCTGCATATCTCACAGCCCGGTATCAGCAAGGCGATCCAGGAGCTGGAACGGCAGCTCGGCTTCGCGCTTTTTCACCGGACCCGGCGGCGTCTGGTGCCCACAGCGGAAGCCCACTTCTATTTCCGCGAGGTCGAGGAATCCTTTGCCGCCCTCTCCCGCTTGCGGAGCGCCGCCGCCCGCATCCGCGATTTCGGCTCCGGGGAAATCCGCATTGCGACGCTTTCGGCCCTCAGTACCAATATCGTGCCCCGCGCGCTGGTCCGGTTTCGCAAACGCCATCCGGACGTGTCGATCACGCTGCAGACGCACATGTCCTCGACCGTGAAGGAGCTCGTGGCCGCCGGTCAGTTCGATCTGGGGCTAGCCGCCGATGAGATCGACGTTTCCGGCGTTGAAGCACAAACACTCTCCACCTTTCGCGGGGCCATTGCCCTGCCCGACGGTCACCCCCTGTGCCGCAAGGCGAACCTCGAGGCACTGGACCTGAACGACCAGGACTTTATCGCTTTGTCGCCTGAAGATACGACGCGTCAGGATCTGGAGCGGGTGCTGGACAGCGCCGGAAGCCGGGTCAAGACCGTGCTTGAAACGCCCTTTGCCAATACCATCTGCGCCATGGTCCAGGCGGGGATGGGTATCGGCTTCATCAACCCGATCTGTGCCGAGCCGTTTCTGGGCAAAGGCGTTTTCTTGCGGCCCTTCGTGCCATCACTGGAATTCCGCACTCTGCTCGTGCGGCCTCCGGCCATTCCGCCGTCACAGATCGTCCGGGACTGTATCGACGCCTTCAGGGAAGAGATTCTCGCGACCAGTGAAAACAGCGCGCTTGATGAAGGTTCCTGA
- a CDS encoding type II toxin-antitoxin system RatA family toxin, translating to MPTHAEQRVVPFTPEQLFDLIADIQRYPEFLPWCVGARIRKRDGNRIVADLVIGYKLIRERFTSTVTLSPEQNRIDVEYTDGPFKYLNNHWVFEPHPEGCMIDFYVDFEFRSKMLQKIIEVFFNEAVRRMVGAFEARAHELYGPK from the coding sequence ATGCCTACCCATGCAGAACAGCGGGTTGTTCCTTTTACCCCGGAGCAGCTTTTCGACCTCATCGCGGATATTCAGCGTTACCCGGAGTTTCTTCCGTGGTGCGTTGGCGCGCGGATACGCAAACGCGACGGTAACCGTATCGTCGCGGATCTGGTGATCGGCTACAAGCTGATCCGGGAGCGTTTCACCTCGACGGTGACCCTCAGTCCTGAGCAGAACCGGATTGATGTCGAATATACCGACGGTCCGTTCAAGTATCTCAACAACCACTGGGTCTTCGAGCCGCACCCCGAAGGCTGCATGATCGATTTCTATGTGGATTTCGAATTCCGCTCGAAAATGCTGCAGAAGATCATCGAGGTTTTCTTCAACGAAGCTGTCCGTCGGATGGTCGGCGCGTTCGAAGCTCGGGCGCATGAGCTGTATGGGCCCAAGTGA